The Metabacillus sediminilitoris genome window below encodes:
- the rplL gene encoding 50S ribosomal protein L7/L12, which translates to MTQEQIIEAVKNMTVLELNDLVKAIEEEFGVTAAAPVAVAAAGGEAAAEQTEFDVVLASAGGQKIKVIKVVREATGLGLKEAKELVDNAPKALKEGVSKEEAEELKAKLEEVGASVEVK; encoded by the coding sequence ATGACTCAAGAACAAATCATTGAAGCAGTTAAGAATATGACTGTTTTAGAATTAAACGACTTAGTTAAAGCAATCGAAGAAGAGTTTGGTGTAACTGCTGCAGCTCCTGTAGCTGTTGCTGCTGCTGGTGGCGAAGCTGCTGCTGAGCAAACTGAATTTGACGTAGTACTTGCAAGTGCTGGCGGACAAAAAATCAAAGTTATCAAAGTTGTACGTGAAGCTACTGGCTTAGGCTTAAAAGAAGCTAAAGAATTAGTAGATAACGCTCCTAAAGCTCTTAAAGAAGGCGTATCTAAAGAAGAAGCTGAAGAATTAAAAGCTAAACTTGAAGAAGTTGGCGCTTCTGTAGAAGTTAAGTAA
- a CDS encoding class I SAM-dependent methyltransferase codes for MSDHYYSQKPTVQSERKTWDFTLLGHLFTFQSDRGVFSKNEVDFGSRLLIETFVIPESEGDILDVGCGYGPVGLSIAKHYQKHVDLIDINERAIELATDNAALNSVENVTIFQSDLFQKIEPNQKYIAILSNPPIRAGKKVVHSIFEESYKHLKEGGELWIVIQKKQGAPSAIDKLNELFAEVEVVEKKKGYFIIKAKKS; via the coding sequence ATGAGTGATCATTATTATTCTCAAAAACCTACAGTTCAAAGTGAACGAAAAACATGGGATTTTACCCTATTGGGACACCTCTTCACATTTCAAAGTGACCGGGGGGTGTTTTCGAAAAATGAAGTAGATTTTGGTTCACGATTATTAATAGAAACATTTGTGATTCCTGAAAGTGAAGGGGATATCCTTGATGTGGGATGTGGATATGGACCGGTTGGACTCTCTATTGCAAAACATTATCAAAAGCATGTTGATTTAATTGATATTAATGAACGAGCTATTGAACTAGCAACCGATAATGCTGCACTCAATTCAGTTGAGAATGTCACGATTTTTCAAAGCGATCTATTTCAAAAAATAGAGCCTAATCAAAAATACATAGCAATTCTATCAAATCCTCCTATAAGAGCTGGTAAAAAAGTAGTTCATTCGATTTTTGAAGAAAGCTATAAGCACTTAAAGGAAGGCGGAGAGCTATGGATTGTCATTCAGAAAAAGCAAGGAGCACCTTCCGCTATTGATAAATTAAATGAATTGTTTGCTGAGGTAGAGGTCGTTGAAAAGAAAAAAGGCTATTTTATTATTAAAGCAAAAAAAAGTTGA
- the rpoB gene encoding DNA-directed RNA polymerase subunit beta: MTGQLVQYGRHRQRRSYARISEVLELPNLIEIQTSSYQWFLDEGLREMFQDISPIEDFTGNLSLEFIDYSLGDPKYPVEESKERDVTYSAPLRVKVRLINKETGEVKDQDVFMGDFPLMTETGTFVINGAERVIVSQLVRSPSVYYSGKVDKNGKRGFTATVIPNRGAWLEYETDAKDVVYVRIDRTRKLPVTVLLRALGFGSDQEIIDLLGENEYLRNTLDKDNTESTEKALLEIYERLRPGEPPTVENAKSLLDSRFFDPKRYDLANVGRYKINKKLHIKNRLFNQRLAETLVDPETGEIIAEKGTMIDRRTLDRIIPNLESGVGFKKEHPSGGVIVDEVTLQSIKIYAPNDPEGEKVINVIGNAYVEEAIKNITVADILASISYFFNLLHGVGDTDDIDHLGNRRLRSVGELLQNQFRIGLSRMERVVRERMSIQDTNTITPQQLINIRPVIASIKEFFGSSQLSQFMDQTNPLAELTHKRRLSALGPGGLTRERAGFEVRDVHYSHYGRMCPIETPEGPNIGLINSLSSYAKVNRFGFIETPYRRVDPETGKVTSRIDYLTADEEDNYVVAQANARLDDDGSFIDTDIVARFRGENTVIHRDRIDYMDVSPKQVVSAATACIPFLENDDSNRALMGANMQRQAVPLLNPEAPIVGTGMEYVSGKDSGAAVICKYPGIVERVEAKNIWVRRYEEVNGQKVKGNLDKYSLLKFVRSNQGTCYNQRPIVSAGDEVVKGEILADGPSMEKGELALGRNVMVAFMTWDGYNYEDAIIMSQRLVKDDVYTSIHIEEYESESRDTKLGPEEITRDIPNVGEDALKNLDERGIIRVGAEVKDGDLLVGKVTPKGVTELTAEERLLHAIFGEKAREVRDTSLRVPHGGDGIILDVKVFNREDGDELPPGVNQLVRVYIVQKRKINEGDKMAGRHGNKGVISRILPEEDMPYLPDGTPVDIMLNPLGVPSRMNIGQVLELHLGMAARKMGIHVASPVFDGAREEDVWSTLEEAGMARDAKTVLYDGRTGEPFDNRVSVGIMYMIKLAHMVDDKLHARSTGPYSLVTQQPLGGKAQFGGQRFGEMEVWALEAYGAAYTLQEILTVKSDDVVGRVKTYEAIVKGENVPEPGVPESFKVLIKELQSLGMDVKMLSSDEQEIEMRDLDDEDDSQQAEGLSINEQVEVEPETVELEKDTVAKE; encoded by the coding sequence TTGACAGGTCAACTAGTTCAGTATGGACGACACCGCCAACGTAGAAGTTATGCACGCATTAGTGAAGTGTTAGAATTACCAAATCTTATCGAAATTCAAACCTCTTCGTATCAATGGTTTCTTGATGAGGGCTTGAGAGAAATGTTCCAGGATATTTCTCCTATTGAGGATTTCACTGGTAACCTCTCGCTAGAGTTTATTGATTATAGCTTAGGAGATCCTAAGTATCCTGTTGAGGAGTCAAAAGAACGCGATGTTACCTATTCTGCACCATTACGTGTGAAGGTGCGTTTAATTAACAAGGAAACTGGTGAAGTAAAAGATCAAGATGTCTTTATGGGAGATTTCCCTCTTATGACGGAGACAGGTACATTTGTTATTAACGGAGCAGAGCGCGTTATCGTGTCTCAGTTAGTCCGTTCTCCAAGTGTATATTACAGTGGCAAGGTAGACAAAAATGGTAAAAGAGGCTTTACTGCAACTGTTATTCCAAACCGTGGAGCTTGGCTAGAGTATGAAACAGATGCGAAGGATGTTGTTTATGTTCGTATAGATCGTACACGTAAATTACCGGTAACGGTCCTTTTACGAGCTCTTGGGTTTGGCTCTGATCAAGAAATCATCGACTTATTGGGTGAAAACGAGTACCTACGTAATACTCTTGACAAAGATAATACGGAAAGTACTGAGAAAGCTTTGCTTGAAATCTATGAACGTCTTCGCCCGGGTGAACCACCAACAGTTGAAAATGCGAAGAGTTTATTAGACTCTAGATTTTTTGATCCAAAACGCTATGATTTAGCAAATGTTGGACGTTACAAGATTAATAAGAAGCTTCATATTAAAAATCGTTTATTCAACCAACGTCTTGCAGAAACACTTGTAGACCCAGAGACTGGTGAAATCATTGCAGAAAAAGGCACAATGATTGATCGAAGAACTCTAGATCGTATCATACCTAACCTTGAAAGTGGTGTTGGCTTCAAAAAAGAGCATCCATCAGGTGGTGTGATCGTTGATGAAGTTACACTTCAATCAATTAAGATATATGCACCTAATGATCCAGAAGGTGAAAAGGTCATCAATGTAATCGGTAATGCTTATGTTGAGGAAGCAATCAAAAATATTACAGTAGCAGATATTTTAGCTTCTATCAGTTATTTCTTTAACTTATTGCATGGTGTTGGTGATACGGATGATATCGACCACCTAGGAAACCGTAGATTACGTTCAGTCGGTGAATTGTTACAAAACCAATTTAGAATTGGTTTATCCAGAATGGAGCGTGTTGTTCGTGAGAGAATGTCAATTCAAGACACGAATACAATTACTCCACAGCAATTAATTAATATCCGTCCAGTTATCGCATCTATTAAAGAATTCTTTGGTAGTTCACAATTGTCTCAATTCATGGATCAAACGAACCCACTTGCTGAGTTAACGCATAAACGTCGTTTATCAGCATTAGGACCTGGTGGTTTGACTCGTGAGCGTGCAGGATTCGAAGTTCGTGACGTTCACTATTCTCACTATGGTCGTATGTGTCCGATTGAAACGCCAGAGGGTCCGAACATCGGGTTAATAAACTCACTTTCTTCCTATGCGAAGGTAAATAGATTCGGTTTCATTGAAACACCATACCGAAGAGTTGATCCTGAGACTGGAAAGGTTACTTCTCGTATCGACTACTTAACAGCAGACGAAGAGGATAACTATGTTGTTGCCCAAGCGAATGCAAGATTAGATGATGACGGCTCATTTATAGATACCGATATTGTTGCTCGTTTCCGTGGTGAGAATACAGTTATTCATCGAGATCGTATCGATTATATGGATGTATCTCCGAAGCAAGTAGTATCTGCTGCAACAGCATGTATTCCGTTCTTAGAAAATGATGACTCAAACCGTGCATTAATGGGAGCGAACATGCAACGTCAAGCTGTACCATTATTGAATCCGGAAGCTCCAATTGTTGGAACAGGTATGGAGTATGTATCTGGTAAAGATTCAGGTGCTGCTGTTATTTGTAAATACCCTGGTATTGTTGAACGTGTAGAAGCGAAGAACATCTGGGTACGTCGTTATGAAGAAGTAAATGGTCAAAAGGTTAAAGGTAATTTAGATAAATATAGCTTATTAAAATTCGTTCGTTCAAACCAAGGAACATGCTACAATCAACGTCCAATCGTAAGTGCAGGGGATGAAGTTGTTAAAGGTGAAATTCTAGCCGACGGTCCTTCAATGGAAAAAGGTGAACTTGCACTTGGAAGAAACGTAATGGTTGCCTTCATGACTTGGGATGGATATAACTATGAAGATGCTATCATTATGAGTCAAAGACTTGTAAAAGATGATGTTTATACATCTATTCATATTGAAGAATATGAATCAGAATCTCGTGATACAAAGCTAGGACCAGAAGAAATTACACGTGACATTCCAAATGTTGGTGAAGATGCACTAAAAAATCTTGATGAGCGTGGTATTATTCGCGTTGGTGCAGAAGTAAAAGACGGTGATCTTCTCGTTGGTAAAGTTACACCTAAAGGGGTAACCGAGCTTACAGCTGAAGAACGACTATTACATGCTATCTTTGGAGAAAAAGCACGTGAAGTTCGTGATACATCATTACGTGTACCACATGGTGGAGATGGGATCATTCTTGATGTGAAAGTCTTTAACCGTGAAGATGGAGACGAACTGCCACCAGGTGTTAACCAATTAGTACGTGTTTATATCGTTCAAAAACGTAAAATTAATGAAGGCGATAAAATGGCCGGACGACATGGTAACAAAGGGGTTATCTCACGTATCCTTCCTGAAGAGGATATGCCTTACTTACCAGACGGAACTCCAGTAGACATTATGTTAAATCCACTAGGTGTACCTTCACGTATGAATATCGGTCAGGTATTAGAGCTTCACCTAGGAATGGCTGCTCGTAAAATGGGTATCCATGTTGCATCACCTGTATTTGATGGTGCGCGAGAAGAAGATGTATGGTCAACACTTGAAGAAGCAGGTATGGCTCGTGATGCTAAAACTGTCCTTTATGATGGCCGTACTGGTGAACCATTTGATAACCGTGTATCAGTAGGTATCATGTATATGATTAAACTTGCTCACATGGTTGATGATAAATTACATGCACGTTCTACTGGTCCATACTCACTTGTTACACAACAGCCACTTGGCGGTAAAGCACAGTTTGGTGGTCAGCGCTTTGGAGAGATGGAGGTTTGGGCACTTGAAGCTTATGGTGCTGCATATACTCTTCAAGAAATCTTGACTGTTAAGTCAGATGACGTTGTTGGTCGTGTGAAAACTTATGAAGCAATTGTTAAAGGTGAAAATGTTCCTGAACCTGGTGTTCCAGAATCATTTAAAGTATTAATTAAAGAGCTTCAAAGTTTGGGTATGGATGTTAAAATGCTTTCTAGTGACGAACAAGAAATTGAAATGAGAGATCTTGATGATGAGGATGATTCCCAACAAGCAGAAGGTCTATCAATCAATGAACAAGTCGAAGTAGAGCCAGAAACTGTGGAGTTAGAAAAAGACACAGTAGCGAAAGAATAA
- the rpoC gene encoding DNA-directed RNA polymerase subunit beta': MLDVNNFEYMSIGLASPDKIRSWSFGEVKKPETINYRTLKPEKDGLFCERIFGPTKDWECHCGKYKRVRYKGVVCDRCGVEVTRAKVRRERMGHIELAAPVSHIWYFKGIPSRMGLVLDMSPRALEEVIYFASYVTTDTGDTPLEKKQLLSEKEFRAYREKYGNTFQASMGAEAIKKLLSDIDLDKEVDALKEELKTAQGQRRTRAIKRLEVLEAFRHSGNHPSWMILDVLPVIPPELRPMVQLDGGRFATSDLNDLYRRVINRNNRLKRLLDLGAPSIIVQNEKRMLQEAVDALIDNGRRGRPVTGPGNRPLKSLSHMLKGKQGRFRQNLLGKRVDYSGRSVIVVGPNLKMYQCGLPKEMALELFKPFVMKELVEKGLAHNIKSAKRKIERVQPEVWDVLESVIKEHPVLLNRAPTLHRLGIQAFEPTLVEGRAIRLHPLVCTAYNADFDGDQMAVHVPLSAEAQAEARILMLAAQNILNPKDGKPVVTPSQDMVLGNYYLTLERAGSIGEGMIFKDTDEALLAYQNGYVHLHTRVAVHAGALNKQTFTEEQNKMLLITTVGKLIFNEILPESFPYMNEPTKQNIEEKIPEKYFVQPSVNVKEHIAAQEEIAPFKKGILGQIIAEIFKKFHITETSKMLDRMKNLGFRYSTKAGITVGVSDIIVLKEKQEIISEGQTKVDNVLKQFRRGLITEDERYERVISIWSAAKDTIQGKLMASLDKRNPIFMMSDSGARGNASNFTQLAGMRGLMANPAGRIIELPIKSSFREGLTVLEYFISTHGARKGLADTALKTADSGYLTRRLVDVAQDVIIRDDDCGTDRGILAKAIKEGTEVIEKLDERLIGRYCRKAVKHPETGEILVNENELITEDIAVEIIEAGIDQVWIRSAFTCNTRHGVCKKCYGRNLATGSEVEVGEAVGIIAAQSIGEPGTQLTMRTFHTGGVAGDDITQGLPRIQELFEARNPKGQAIISEISGVVAEINEVRDKQQEIVIQGDVESRSYTAPYNARLKVTQGDKIESGQVLTEGSIDPKELLKVKDLQAVQQYLLREVQKVYRMQGVEIGDKHVEVMVRQMLRKVRVMDAGDTDVLPGTLLDVHQFTDANKQVLLDGKRPATGRPVLLGITKASLETDSFLSAASFQETTRVLTDAAIKGKRDELLGLKENVIIGKLVPAGTGMPRYRQAEPISKVEQTEEVVSVD, encoded by the coding sequence TTGTTAGATGTAAATAATTTTGAATATATGAGCATCGGATTGGCTTCACCAGACAAGATTCGTTCTTGGTCTTTCGGTGAAGTTAAGAAGCCAGAAACAATTAACTATCGTACATTAAAACCAGAAAAAGATGGTCTTTTCTGTGAACGTATATTTGGACCGACAAAAGACTGGGAATGTCATTGTGGTAAATATAAACGCGTACGTTATAAAGGTGTCGTTTGTGATCGTTGCGGAGTTGAGGTTACACGTGCAAAAGTACGACGAGAGCGAATGGGGCATATTGAGTTAGCAGCACCGGTCTCTCATATTTGGTATTTTAAAGGAATTCCTAGCCGTATGGGACTTGTCCTTGATATGTCACCTCGTGCATTAGAAGAAGTAATCTATTTTGCTTCTTATGTAACAACTGATACAGGTGATACGCCATTAGAGAAAAAACAGCTATTATCTGAGAAAGAATTCCGTGCATACCGTGAAAAATACGGTAATACATTCCAAGCATCAATGGGTGCTGAGGCGATTAAAAAACTATTATCTGATATCGATCTTGATAAAGAAGTAGATGCTTTAAAAGAAGAACTAAAAACGGCTCAAGGACAACGTAGAACACGAGCTATTAAACGTTTAGAAGTTCTTGAAGCATTCCGCCATTCTGGCAACCATCCATCATGGATGATTCTTGATGTGCTTCCAGTTATCCCGCCTGAGCTTCGTCCGATGGTTCAGCTTGATGGTGGTCGCTTTGCTACATCAGATTTGAATGACCTATACAGACGTGTGATCAATCGTAATAATCGCTTAAAGCGTTTATTAGATTTAGGTGCTCCAAGCATCATTGTTCAAAACGAGAAGCGTATGCTGCAAGAAGCAGTGGATGCATTAATCGATAATGGCCGTCGTGGCCGTCCTGTTACTGGTCCGGGTAACCGTCCGTTAAAATCACTTTCACATATGTTAAAAGGGAAACAAGGACGTTTCCGCCAAAACCTATTAGGAAAACGTGTTGACTACTCTGGCCGTTCCGTTATCGTAGTCGGACCAAACCTAAAAATGTACCAATGTGGTTTACCTAAAGAAATGGCCCTTGAATTATTCAAACCTTTTGTTATGAAAGAGTTAGTAGAAAAAGGGTTAGCTCATAACATAAAAAGTGCAAAACGTAAAATAGAAAGAGTACAACCAGAAGTATGGGATGTTTTAGAATCAGTTATTAAAGAACATCCAGTATTACTTAACCGTGCCCCGACTCTGCATAGATTAGGAATTCAAGCTTTCGAACCTACTTTAGTTGAAGGACGTGCAATTCGTCTGCATCCACTTGTATGTACTGCTTATAACGCAGACTTTGATGGAGACCAAATGGCTGTTCACGTTCCATTATCAGCTGAAGCACAAGCCGAAGCACGTATTCTAATGCTTGCAGCACAAAACATTCTTAATCCTAAGGATGGTAAGCCTGTTGTAACACCTTCCCAGGATATGGTTTTAGGTAACTATTACCTTACACTAGAACGCGCGGGTTCAATTGGTGAAGGTATGATTTTCAAAGATACAGATGAAGCGTTACTTGCATATCAAAACGGTTATGTGCATTTACATACTCGTGTTGCTGTACATGCAGGCGCATTAAATAAACAAACATTTACTGAAGAACAAAATAAAATGTTGTTAATAACAACAGTGGGTAAATTGATTTTCAATGAAATTTTACCGGAATCATTCCCGTATATGAATGAACCAACTAAACAAAATATTGAAGAAAAAATACCTGAAAAGTATTTTGTTCAACCATCTGTAAATGTGAAGGAGCATATTGCTGCTCAAGAAGAAATTGCTCCATTTAAAAAGGGTATTCTAGGACAGATTATTGCGGAGATCTTCAAGAAGTTCCACATAACTGAGACTTCTAAAATGCTAGATCGAATGAAAAATCTTGGATTTAGATACTCAACTAAAGCAGGTATTACTGTTGGTGTATCTGACATTATCGTATTAAAAGAAAAGCAAGAGATTATCAGCGAAGGTCAAACTAAAGTTGATAACGTATTAAAGCAATTTAGAAGAGGTTTGATTACTGAGGATGAGCGCTATGAGCGTGTTATATCGATCTGGAGTGCGGCAAAAGATACAATTCAAGGAAAATTGATGGCATCTCTTGATAAACGCAACCCAATCTTTATGATGAGTGACTCTGGAGCCCGTGGTAATGCATCTAACTTTACGCAACTTGCTGGTATGCGTGGTCTTATGGCCAACCCGGCAGGACGTATTATCGAATTACCGATCAAATCAAGTTTCCGTGAAGGTTTAACAGTATTAGAGTACTTCATCTCTACACATGGTGCTCGTAAAGGTCTTGCCGATACTGCCTTAAAGACGGCTGACTCAGGTTACTTAACACGTCGACTTGTTGATGTTGCACAAGATGTTATTATTCGTGATGACGATTGTGGAACAGATCGAGGTATTCTAGCAAAAGCAATTAAAGAAGGTACAGAAGTAATTGAAAAGCTAGATGAACGTTTAATCGGAAGATACTGCCGAAAAGCTGTGAAGCATCCTGAAACGGGTGAGATACTTGTAAATGAAAACGAGTTAATAACTGAAGATATTGCTGTTGAAATAATCGAAGCTGGTATTGATCAGGTATGGATTCGTTCTGCGTTTACATGTAACACTAGACATGGTGTTTGTAAAAAATGCTATGGCCGAAACCTTGCTACAGGTAGTGAAGTTGAAGTTGGTGAAGCTGTTGGAATTATCGCTGCACAATCAATCGGTGAACCTGGTACACAGTTAACAATGCGTACCTTCCATACAGGTGGGGTTGCCGGAGATGATATTACACAAGGTTTACCGCGTATTCAAGAGTTATTTGAGGCTAGAAACCCTAAAGGTCAAGCAATTATTTCTGAGATCAGTGGTGTTGTAGCTGAAATTAATGAAGTACGTGACAAACAGCAAGAAATCGTCATTCAAGGTGATGTTGAATCACGTTCTTACACAGCGCCATACAATGCGCGTTTAAAGGTTACTCAAGGTGATAAAATCGAGAGTGGCCAAGTTTTAACCGAGGGGTCAATAGATCCTAAAGAATTACTGAAAGTTAAAGATTTACAAGCAGTACAACAATATCTCTTACGTGAAGTTCAAAAAGTATACCGTATGCAAGGGGTAGAAATTGGAGATAAGCACGTAGAGGTAATGGTACGACAAATGCTACGTAAAGTAAGAGTAATGGATGCTGGTGACACTGATGTATTACCAGGTACACTTCTTGATGTCCATCAATTTACAGATGCCAACAAGCAAGTGTTATTAGATGGCAAACGTCCAGCAACAGGTCGTCCAGTCTTACTTGGTATTACGAAAGCATCTCTTGAAACTGATTCCTTCTTATCTGCAGCATCATTCCAAGAAACAACTCGTGTTCTTACCGATGCAGCAATTAAAGGAAAACGTGACGAATTATTAGGTCTTAAAGAGAATGTAATTATTGGTAAACTTGTACCGGCTGGTACTGGAATGCCAAGATATCGTCAAGCTGAGCCAATTTCAAAGGTTGAACAAACGGAAGAAGTTGTTTCAGTAGACTAA
- a CDS encoding 50S ribosomal protein L7ae-like protein, whose product MSYEKVSQAHKIIVGTKQSVKALMNNEVKEIIVAEDAEERITEKVIQTAEEKQVPLAKVSSMKMLGKACGIEVGAAAVAIIQ is encoded by the coding sequence ATGTCTTATGAAAAAGTATCACAGGCACACAAAATTATTGTTGGTACAAAGCAATCAGTTAAAGCTCTGATGAATAATGAAGTTAAAGAGATCATTGTTGCTGAAGATGCTGAAGAACGAATTACCGAGAAGGTTATTCAAACAGCAGAAGAAAAGCAAGTCCCTTTAGCAAAAGTTTCTTCTATGAAAATGCTTGGAAAAGCTTGTGGAATAGAGGTAGGAGCTGCAGCTGTAGCTATAATCCAGTAA
- the rpsL gene encoding 30S ribosomal protein S12 — MPTINQLVRKGRVSKIEKSKSPALNKGYNSFKKEQTNVSSPQKRGVCTRVGTMTPKKPNSALRKYARVRLTNGIEVTAYIPGIGHNLQEHSVVLIRGGRVKDLPGVRYHIVRGALDTAGVDGRMQGRSKYGTKRPKAAKK, encoded by the coding sequence ATGCCTACAATTAACCAATTAGTGCGCAAAGGTCGCGTAAGCAAAATTGAGAAATCAAAATCACCTGCATTAAACAAAGGTTACAACAGCTTCAAAAAAGAGCAAACGAATGTATCTTCACCTCAAAAACGTGGTGTATGTACTCGTGTAGGTACGATGACGCCAAAGAAACCTAACTCGGCACTTCGTAAATATGCTCGTGTTCGTTTAACAAACGGAATCGAAGTTACAGCTTATATTCCTGGTATTGGCCACAACTTACAAGAGCACAGTGTTGTTCTTATTCGTGGCGGTCGTGTAAAAGACTTACCGGGGGTACGTTACCACATCGTTCGTGGTGCACTTGACACTGCAGGAGTTGACGGACGTATGCAAGGCCGTTCAAAATACGGTACAAAACGCCCTAAAGCTGCAAAAAAATAA
- the rpsG gene encoding 30S ribosomal protein S7, with translation MPRKGPVTKRDVLPDPLYNSKLVTRLVNRIMIDGKRGKAQSVLYNSFDLIKERTGKDAMEVFEQALKNIMPVLEVKARRVGGANYQVPVEVRPDRRTTLGLRWLVNYARLRGEKTMEERLANEILDAANNTGAAVKKREDTHKMAEANKAFAHYRW, from the coding sequence ATGCCACGTAAAGGTCCTGTAACAAAAAGAGACGTATTACCTGATCCACTTTACAATTCAAAGCTTGTTACACGTTTAGTAAACAGAATTATGATTGACGGAAAAAGAGGTAAAGCACAATCTGTACTTTACAATTCTTTTGATCTAATCAAAGAACGTACTGGTAAAGATGCTATGGAAGTGTTTGAACAAGCACTTAAAAACATCATGCCTGTTCTTGAAGTTAAAGCTCGCCGTGTTGGTGGTGCTAACTATCAAGTACCTGTAGAAGTACGCCCTGATCGTCGTACTACTTTAGGTCTTCGCTGGTTAGTAAACTACGCACGTCTTCGTGGAGAAAAAACGATGGAAGAGCGTTTAGCTAACGAAATTCTTGATGCAGCTAACAACACTGGAGCAGCAGTTAAGAAACGTGAAGATACTCACAAAATGGCTGAAGCAAATAAAGCATTTGCTCACTATCGCTGGTAA